CGCTGGGACGACGATGACCGTCGCTTCCCGCAGGCCTCCCGATGCCTCGGCGACCACGAGTCCGGGCGCCTACGCCGCCGCCACCACGGGAAACGGCGGCGTAGGCTGGGCCGCGTGACGGTCGTACCGGAGGGACGGAAGCTGCTGCGTCTGGAAGTTCGCAACAGCCAGACGCCCATAGAGAAGAAGCCATCCTGGATCAAGACCCGCGCGCGCATGGGCCCGGAGTTCCGCGAACTCAAGAGCCTGGTGCGCCGCGAGGGACTGCACACGGTCTGCGAGGAGGCGGGCTGTCCCAACATCTACGAGTGCTGGGAAGACCGTGAGGCGACGTTCCTCATCGGCGGCGGGCAGTGCACCCGTCGATGCGACTTCTGTCAGATCGACACCGGCAAGCCGGATGCCCTCGATCGTGCCGAGCCGCGCAAGGTGGCGGAGTCGGTCCAGGCCATGGGCCTGCGGTACTCCACGGTCACCGGCGTCGCCCGGGACGACCTCGACGACGGCGGCGCCTGGCTCTACGCCGAGACGGTCCGGGAGATCCACCGGCTCAACCCCGGAACCGGCGTCGAACTGCTGATCCCGGACTTCAACGCCGATCCCGACCAGCTCGCCGAGGTCTTCAGCAGCAGGCCGGAGGTGCTGGCGCACAATCTGGAGACCGTGCCGAGCGTCTTCCGACGGATGCGCCCCGCCTTCCGCTACGACCGTTCGCTCGAGGTCATCACGGCCGCCCGTGCGGCGGGCCTGGTCACCAAGTCGAACCTGATCCTCGGGATGGGCGAGGAGCCCGCCGAGGTGGTGGCCACGATGCGCGACCTCCACGAGGCAGGCTGCGAGATCCTGACCATCACTCAGTACCTGCGGCCGAGCACTCGACACCACCCGGTGGACCGCTGGGTGAAGCCCGAGGAGTTCGTCTCCCACCAGCAGGCGGCCGAGGAGATCGGCTTCGCAGGCGTCATGGCGGGCCCGCTGGTGCGTTCGTCGTACCGCGCGGGCAGGCTGTTCGCCCGGACGAAGGCGCACCGGGGCGAGGCACTGCCTGAGAACCTGCTGCACCTGGCCGACGAGCAGCCTGCCGCTCAGGAGGCCGCCGCGCTGCTGGCCCGCTGAGCAGGCACGAGAGCGGGTCCCGGCCTGCGGGAGCCGCCCAGAAGAGACGCTCAGGCGACCGGATCCGCTCACCCTTCGTGACCGTCCGATGACGGTCACGGCGGTGGGCGGACCGGCCGCCCACCGGTCACGACGTCGGCCGTATCCTAGGGCCATGGCCCCTAAGCTGGATAAAGCTGCCGCCAAGGAAGCGGCGAAGCAGCGACGCCAGGCTTCCCGAGAGCGTCGCAAGCAGATCTTCGAGGCGTTCAAGATGCAGCGCCGCGAGGATCGCGGACTCATCCCGTGGATGGTCGGCGCGCTACTCGTGGTCGCCGGGGCGATCTTCGGCCTCGGCTTCATCTGGGGACTCCAGTGGGTCTTCCTGCCGGTCGGCATCGCCTT
The Actinoalloteichus fjordicus DNA segment above includes these coding regions:
- the lipA gene encoding lipoyl synthase: MTVVPEGRKLLRLEVRNSQTPIEKKPSWIKTRARMGPEFRELKSLVRREGLHTVCEEAGCPNIYECWEDREATFLIGGGQCTRRCDFCQIDTGKPDALDRAEPRKVAESVQAMGLRYSTVTGVARDDLDDGGAWLYAETVREIHRLNPGTGVELLIPDFNADPDQLAEVFSSRPEVLAHNLETVPSVFRRMRPAFRYDRSLEVITAARAAGLVTKSNLILGMGEEPAEVVATMRDLHEAGCEILTITQYLRPSTRHHPVDRWVKPEEFVSHQQAAEEIGFAGVMAGPLVRSSYRAGRLFARTKAHRGEALPENLLHLADEQPAAQEAAALLAR